GGATactttaacaagcaaaatatttttttaaatcctttttatcTAAGGGGAAGGAACTCCGCACATTCAGCAATGCCTCTCGACAATGTattagttatttcccttattcactATTAACCAAAATAGTTAGTTACCAATGTATGGCCTTCTTCAGTCGCGAAGAGACTATGGATCATCTAACTGAGATGAAATGAAAGTTAGGCATTAGTCATGGTCGGAGCGATGTTGCCCATACAGTAGTTCCCCCTCTTCATGCAGCTGATGTAGTAACGGCAGGTGTCGATatagttttaacttgatccgagaaaggagTGTGGGTGAAATAGCATATAGTATTGTCTAAGGAGATCAAACTCTACATATTTGTAAATACTCAaggattaatttctcttgttggtatcaaacaaaataattagtaatacctttaattattttttaatgggtTCATGTCTTGTGTTagtttaacttgatctgagaaagaATGTTggagatataacgtgtacatACTTTTTATCGGACAGTTAGAAAAGGGACAGTTAGAAAAGATGAAAGTCTCGATTAGTCAAATGAATCATTGAAAAAAGTATTGCATTGTTTTTAGGGACGCTTGTAAGTGCGTAAATTTGCTGCAAATATTAGACTTTTACTAAATTAAAGCACttttactgttgttgttttttcttgtcaaAATAAATACTACACAGGAAACATTCAGAGTGGTGCATCATAGGTGCAACCTTTTTACAAAAATCgccatttgtttaaaaattgacatttttatACCAAGTTTTCTACTGCACAGTCGTCATTTGCATTGTTTTAGGGTAAGTCTATTTGAAGTAATGTTTTGTAATCCTAGATTTAGAAGTAGATCTCGCTCTGGATCTAGatccaataataaataatatataactaggcctacatgtgatgtgtcctcacaccataccaacatggctttaggaaatatagatcatgtgaaacacaactaataggactaattgatgatttttcaaaaggtttagataatagtgaacaaatagatgctatcttactagatttttctaaggcgtttgacaaagttcaccaccatagtttgcttaaaaaattaaaatatttcggcattaatggtccactgcatcaatggattaaagactttctgatagggagagaacaaactgtaataataaatggctctaaatcaacaccgataacagtaaactcaggtgtacctcaaggtacagtcttgggtccactactatttttaatttacataaatgatttaccaaattgcattagttcaggaacaaaagtcagattatttgcagacgattgcataatatatagaacaataaaaacaacacaagacacagatattttacaaagagaattagatgaattacagaaatgggaatcaaattggagcatgtctttccacccagaaaaatgtcagttgttaagagtaacaaaaaaactaaaacaaattaattccacttatcttattcatggcaaaccagtatcacagactaaaaacgcaaaatacctaggtgttataataaatgaaaaactatcatggaatccacatattgatgaaactacaaaaaaatcaaacaaagcattaggatttattaaaagaaatttctataaatcaaataagaacataaaactaaaatgttacttaaccttggttaggccaataatagaatatgcatcctccgtttgggacccctcaactcaagaaaacattaagaaactggaacagacacaaaatagagcagtgagattcataacaaacgaatattcacatttgactagagtaacacctttagtaaaatcactaaatttagaaagccttcaggacagaaggctcaaaagtaaagtagcaatcatacataaaacactgaaccataatcttcaaatacaaaaacaaaatttaataaaatactctgaaagacacaaagataaaggcacattcctcgtcccatatgctaggacaaatttgtacaaatactccttcttccctagtgctattagagcatggaatgggttgcctgagctagccaggaaaaccagtgacttggcagaatttaagtcattggttaatatgcatgactaaatgcatgacgcgtaggacgtaatcatcttcttttttgaagtaacgtctgtattatataagataagataagatatcttaAAAAGTActtaataatctagatctactagaatcGAATAATATAAATCaagaatctagatcagtgattcccaaagtggtctatatagacccccaggggtctacgaagacttccaaggggtctacgaatgTGAAACTATAAAttggggtctatgagatgtccgcGGATCAGGATTCATTCCTTTCTTGTCAAATAAGCGGTTACCTAAGCGACTAAGTATTTACGCTGAACTCCCTCTGGAGGATCATTTCAAATGACGTCagcctgacaaaaaaaaattgagagttCGAAAATTTTTCAAGCCtgacaaaaaaaagataaaggtttgaaaaattTTCGAACTCTCAAAGataaaaactaattattttacacaaaccttcatctgatattatttaacgaatttctttaagcaacaatacgaTTCAAGGGCACATCTCGTGTAGATGAAAACAGTTCCGTGGACTCAATATTTGAACCAGACGTAAAAGATCATGAAATACGCGAGAAAcactttgcgaaaacttttgcaatgatacttaaggcaaatttatgaattaatatatatttaatgtttgaaagaCTTCTTCATAGAACAATcaatttctatataaaacataatacCCGTAGCAACGAATGACGAAACTGCTAAACAAGCCCACActtttccagtgtgtttgaagATTccagtaatatatattaattgttattttaattggtttaaatttgaattttaccAATAAAAAAGATCTAAGTTtcaatgtagctttaaattactttttcattctTGGACTCACTTCAGttagaaataagtttttaaaaattgagttggtgaatttgcaaaaatgcaatatataagttaagcagggggtctaccgtaATCCAGAAAGCATGGCAAGGGGTtctacgagacaaaaatgtTAGGgaccactgatctagatgctaaattatagatctagctaaATCCAGTGCGAAACCCGAAGTTTTGCCAGATAGCGAACTGAGTAACCATTTCACGAAATGACCGAGACGTGTACAATTATGAGATGTGTAATATCTTTGTTTGGGGAAACTTATTTCAGTAGTCTATTCATAAGCTGGGGCagtgtgtatagatctagaggccCAGTGTTTAGCCagtgtgtatagatctagaggccCAATGTTTAGCCagtgtgtatagatctagagaccCCGTGTTTAGCCagtgtgtatagatctagaggccCAGTGTTTAGCCagtgtgtatagatctagaggccCAGTGTTTAGCCagtgtgtatagatctagaggccCAGTGTTTAGCCagtgtgtatagatctagaggccCAGTGTTTAGCCagtgtgtatagatctagagaccCCGTGTTTAGCCagtgtgtatagatctagaggccCAGTGTTTAGCCAGTGTGTTTAGATCTAGAGGCCCAGTGTTTAGCCagtgtgtatagatctagaggcTCAGTGTTTAGCCagtgtgtatagatctagaggccCAGTGTTTAGCCagtgtgtatagatctagaggccCAGTGTTTAGCCagtgtgtatagatctagaggccCAGTGTTTAGCCagtgtgtatagatctagagaccCCGTGTTTAGCCagtgtgtatagatctagaggccCAGTGTTTAGCCagtgtgtatagatctagaggccCAGTGTTTAGCCagtgtgtatagatctagaggccCAGTGTTTAGCCagtgtgtatagatctagaggccCAGTGTTTAGCCagtgtgtatagatctagaggccCAGTGTTTAGCCagtgtttatagatctagaggccCAGTGTTTAGCCagtgtgtatagatctagaggccCAGTGTTTAGCCagtgtttatagatctagaggccCAGTGTTTAGCCagtgtgtatagatctagaggccCAGTGTTTAGCCagtgtgtatagatctagagaccCCGTGTTTAGCCagtgtgtatagatctagaggccCAGTGTTTAGCCagtgtgtatagatctagaggccCATGTTTAGCCagtgtgtatagatctagaggccCAGTGTTTAGCCagtgtgtatagatctagaggccCAGTGTTTAGCCagtgtgtatagatctagaggccCAGTGTTTAGCCagtgtgtatagatctagaggccCAGTGTTTAGCCagtgtgtatagatctagaggccCAGTGTTTAGCCagtgtttatagatctagaggccCAGTGTTTAGCCagtgtgtatagatctagaggccCAGTGTTTAGCCagtgtgtatagatctagaggccCAGTGTTTAGCCagtgtttatagatctagaggccCAATGTTTAGCCagtgtgtatagatctagaggccCAATGTTTAGCCAGTGTGTAAGATCTAGAGATGCCTTCTTCCAGTTACAGAGTCAGGCATGGATTTTTCCATGATCTAGTGATCGTACTATGAATTGAGTCATACGCCTTTTAGACTTCTGACTGGGGTGCTAACCATGGTGTAGCCTGCCGAATACAAAATCATAAGCTGTATTTGAAAACATTACGGCCTACTATCGCAAACAAATTCACTAGCTTGAAAACAAAGATCCTCAATACAATCGTTGATCCTACTGCGACAAGGAATGCTAAACATGAAAGTAATCCATAAATATACAGAGGAGGCTTAGCGTTGCTTAGCAATGATTGTTATAAGGAGTTcaagtaaagattttttttaaatatttagatcagGTTTAGAGAAAACCTATAccgtaaagttcccctttcagaccatgtggtctatagggtagatgatgttaaggtcatctatttctgtggcctacttattagagctgggtggactcagaggcacccgacggtcccgaaattaaaaatcccagtcttcactaggatttgaaccccgggcCGCTCAATCATCGCCCCCTCAGAGAAAACCTATGCGAACGGATATTCGTACCTTTAGCTACTTTATGACGAATATTGTGCAAGGTTCACGGGGCATGTACGTAGATATGTAACAACAGCTGTAACATGAGGCCAAAACTAATCAAACGAAAACAGGACCGCTGGGTCAAAGTTGACAgcaacaatgtaaaaaaaaaaaaaaaaaaagcgaatcaAAGTTGACAGCACCAAGGTGTATTAAAAGCGcagctattaaaaaaatgaatacagcTATAACATgtggccgaaaaaaaaaacgaaaactgGACCGCCGGGTCAAAGGTGACAGCACGAGGTCAAACAAAAGTTGGTCAGCACCTAAAACAAtaatctgttgttttttgttgttgttgataacCTGTTAGAGAACTaatcttttatttctctttaagcCGAGGGTCATCTAAAATTGGCGAATAATGGCCACATTATTGTGGATGTTTATTACCGTTGTGCTAGTGCAGGCTGACAACAAGCTTGAACCAAAGATCGTTGAAATATTTCAATCTTATCACAACAAGTATCGAACTAATGCAGGAGCTGGAAATTTGGTAAGTTACTATGTAACtataatgcaataaaaaaaatagcaataacTTCATTGGTATAGCAAGTATGATAATTAAATagtttttgttcattttaatcATTAATCCCTCTTCATTTGTACGTGTAACATTTTAAGCCTACTAGGAAAAGCTTGAAGCTATTAATAGAAACACAAAGTAGGACAAAGAGACGAGACGGGACTGATCCAATCTGATACTAGTGGTTGGCTATAATGTAAAGTTGTTAAAATTTCTGCTATTCATGACACATTGCCTGTTGATTTCACTTTTCATATAACAATTATCAtcattctaatttaaaaaatcatccgTCTAACAAACTTTGCATTAGGTGGCTACCTGTCTTAATAGAAAATGACCTCCAGCAATGTTTGAAGCCTTTCTTCGACTGGAGATTACTGAATTGAGAACCTCCATGAAAGTTTGGCACCATGTTATTTGTCCTTTTCTCCTTTCAGGCTCTATGTTAATTCCTGTAACTGTTAAGTTAAACCAATCAAGGGTTCGGTTTAGCCATGTTCGAACCTTTGCGGATCTTCGCGTCCAGTAgtagtgacctacatattttctaGTGTCTATGATTGAAGTACGTGTCACCAACTGACAGGCTGTTGATTGTGCTTTAAGAAAAAAGCCGCCAATCATTATCATTGATGTTCCATGCTATGGCTAGATGAGAAAAGGGATTAAGTGTGGGGTCCCACCCTGTAAAATCTTACAACAGAAACGACAAATATCGAACATAGAGATAATCTAACATTCGGCGAGGGTGGCCATATATCCCGATTGGGGCGTGGACCAACTCTTATAGAACGTGCAACGCCAGATACATGAAAAGATTTTCAATGCAAAGAAATCAACCCTTCTTGGCGCATGGAATGTAACATCTCTGCACAAAGGCGGAAAAATAGGCCAACTTTTCAAAGACCATCATTACGTCGAGATGGCTTTGACATAGTTTATCATAAATAGTCAACTTCTCAAGGACCATCATTAACTCGAGATGGCTTTGACATAGTTTATCATTGATAGTCAACTTCTATAAGAACACCTTGACTttgttaataatttatatttgacaattttatgttttgttcCTTAGACCTGGAGTGATGACTTAGAAGCACAGGCCTGGAAGCAAGTTTTGGATTGCAATCTAAGAAATGTTCAAGCGAGAAACACTTTCCATGGTGGAGGTTTGTCAAAGTGAAACATTCATTTCTTCATTTAAAACTATACCAGAATTTAAATCAAAAGTTTGAAAGCCAATGTAACCAGCGTTTTTCATAGTCTGGGGAGCGCTccttgatgggggggggggtggcgtgAAATACTTACAAGAGAGACACAATGTCGGTCTTCCAGTTTAAAGACAAATCAAATCTGTCgtaattgcattttttaaatttgtatataaatattaacCTAGTTAAACCACGCTATAACCAACGTTGtatgaattaatattaaaatgaaGCCTTTTTAACTTCTTAGTTGAGCTCTAGACACTATTTTCATAAGAGGCGTTTGAAACAAGAtggagttaaaaaaacaacagttcaaAACAATTTCACCAATGCGATTTGTAAAGCCTAATTGTCTTTCTAAGTTTCAATCAGTCATTATTGTTTTGAACATCCCTTCTGATTCCTTCTAACTTCTTTATCTATATTGGACCTGCGCTCTTCTAACTAGGAGAAACAAAAGGTTTTAGACACAAGTAGAATTAAATTCGGAAAATTTACAGTAGACGGAAATGCTTGGCGCCAGGGGAGTAGGAGGCAAGCTCAGAGCGCCTTCCCACCCCCTAGCTAGCCTGAAAATAAAGGATTACGTAACAAGTAAAACTGTCAGAAATATTGGTTGAGATCAATCTCACACAGAAGCAAAACATACAccaaaaaaatagtaaaacaaGGATAAAAACTTTTCTGAAGATTTACACATTTCCCAATTAGAAACAAGAAACAATTCGTTTCTAGTTCGTAGCTCTAGATCTCGATATTTTCTAAAGATTGTACTTCCTTCCTTACAACTGCGTTTTTCAagtagtaaaaatattttttttattcaaaggacaaaaatgttattgttaaTAGTGATCAAGTACAAGTAGACTTGACGATTATAACAGTTTTGAAAAGTGCTTGTCTCTTAGCATTATTCCGTTGATGTCTTTGACATGACACTCAGCGCTACAAGATGGATTAGCACTAAAACGATTGTACAAAGAGGAAGCGCATTATAAAACATACAATATCTACATGTGCTTTCTGAGTTACTCTCTCATCAATATAAACCCTTATAATGAATAGTGCGCTGTATACGACGTGGTTATAATGCATCCAGTATCTCAGAATGCATAAAAACGCCGAACCCCACTGCCAGAGCCGGATTTCAGGCAGGGCAGGTGGGTATCCACAAAACAGAGGCCTCCAAAACAGTCTCAATATGtatcaaattttactttttatcgaattttttttaccaacattactttaaattttaagatGGGCAACTCTTGCTGCATAGGTTtcacttatttttatttatcactttaaattctaaatttagGCTGCTAGCACTAGTTGATCAAAGGTAGGGAAATTCCTTCAGCACTGTAAGGGTGTGATTTCGATACTTACCACGACTACTTATGTGAGGTAAAAGAATGTCAGTCTTGGTGAATCTTATTGTAAGATTGAGCTGTTGATAAGCAGCTGTCAATTACCTCCCTTTGTAACCCTTCTTGCGAATGCGAGACAACTGCAGTATCAGAGAACAACAGTTTCTATTTTGGCCTATTAGTCAAGCCAGGTTAATAGGCTCCCATCGAATCTACTGTGGATATTTACTTCATCTTGCAAGGATATAAAGCACTGGCTATTacaaccgaaaaaaaaaatagacgcTGAATACAACAGACTTAAACAATGtactaaaggggactaactctttTTGACATTAAAAGTAACTACCCTTATTATCTCTCTTGTCATACTTTATTTGCAGTGCAAGATCCCTGATGATCAGGTCACCTTGTGACTTTGAATTGTGCACACTTGCTGGTCTGaggtccaatttttttttttcattacccTTATGTTGCTTAGTTAGCACAAGATTGGCGATATTCTGTAAGTTAGTCCAGAAAAATACGAAAATAACCATGGCAAACAAAAGGCTCATTTACTTGGCTAGTTTTAGAAAACACATTCCCACGACAGTGGCTCACTATTCTTGAGTAATAAGGTCAGagcataacaacaaaaataattatatcaacATTACAGTTCGAAATAATGTAGAATGGTCAGCCCAAAGATTCAAGAGAAAGAGGCAATGGTATGCTAAAATTTCAGATTAAATAATTGTAGCCAATTTTAAATGGgaaaattagataaaatttaGCTTTCTTCTAAATATAAGTGTAATTATTATGAAGTGTTAAAAAGTGGATTTTTATGAAAGCTTTCGACAATAAGTAAGGGGGCTCCACATACTTCCATCCGGCCCTGCCCCCTCTGCTCTAGCTTCAGGGCTCCACATACTTCCATCCGGCCCTGCCCCCTCTGCTCTAGCTTCAGGGCTCCCCATGAGGGATATCAATCAAACAGTCTCGGTTGCCCCAGCCAGCTGACATCGTATTGCAAgaggtttgagctaggatgttgattgtcttcaactcttaagaaacattcgaaacatgtctCTAGCCTTTTTACGgaataaatgatataaataGCATGTTAAAGGTTATTTGTTTGTATTCGCATAACGTTCAGCTAGACCATTTGATTTTGAAAGAATTGCAAAGAATGCTGTGGGGAATTGGGCCAATGAAAGGACAAGTGAGGATTTCATTCATCTGTATTCCTTTCGTTTGGATAAAGATTGCTATAATATTGACCAGGTAATTACACCTTATTAAAAtgcgttgttgttgttttgtttgtttttacaaatcttgtatCAACTTACCCTCTTTgtttacaaagcatatatcaactcaccctctttgtttacaaaacatatatcaactcactctgtctgtctgtctggtaaaaggttaaaatgttgcaatttttattttttgtacttgacaaaacaagaatcaaatttgttttaaattaactaattagttaatgaactattggtagttaattattttgcttggtatcGAACAATGCGAAAAAAACTTGTACAGATAAAGTAGCATAAGTTGAATGAGTCCCCTTCATACTTTGTTTATAGAAGTTGTTTGTGTCTTGAAAGTTTGagactaacaatagataactgcttgaggaggcttgaggaggcttgagatATTCTTCAGTTTGAATTCAAgtcgtacaacttttttttttatttatcaaatacatttaaaagtgATCGAGACAACATTGAGGTAGAGATCCCCTTCCTTACTTTCTATCTAGTACATAGTGATCGAGACAACATTGAGGTAGAGATCCCCTTCCTTACTTTCTATCTAGTACATAGTGATCGAGACAACATTGAGGTAGAGATCCCCTTCCTTACTTTCTATCTAGTACATAGTGATCGAGACAACATTGAGGTAGAGATCCCCTTCCTTACTTTCTATCTAGTACATAGTGATCGAGACAACATTGAGGTAGAGATCCCCTTCCTTACTTTCTATCTAGTACATAGTGATCGAGACAACATTGAGGTAGAGATCCCCTTCCTTACTTTCTATCTAGTACATAGTGATCGAGACAACATTGAGGTAGAGATCCCCTTCCTTACTTTCTATCTAGTACATAGTGATCGAGACAACATTGAGGTAGAGATCCCCTTTCTTTACTTTCTATCTAGTACATAGTGATCGAGACAACATTGAGGTAGAGATCCCCTTCCTTACTTTCTATCTAGTACATAGTGATCGAGACAACATTGACGTAGAGATCCCCTTCCTTACTTTCTATCTAGTACATAGTGATCGAGACAACATTGACGTAGAGATCCCCATCCTTACTTTCTATCTAGTACATAGTGATCGAGACAACATTGACGTAGAGATCCCCTTCCTTACTTTCTATCTAGtacatagtgcattgagaaagctaaaagcaggaAATTGCgtaaaaaattggtaaaaataataataaaaataataagaagaatTATGAGAAACATATCCCAAAACTCAATATTGTTTACAAAGGCCGAAAATATgaaaatgtgggtgagtcaattgaacacatagTAGCAGAATGTTCAGCCCTATCAaaatctgcctacctaggtcgccataaccaagttgcaaagttactACACCAGCACTTGGTTTTGGCACATAATATGATgggtaaggatactcctccttattacaaatactcaccatAAGAGGTTGTCGAgtatctgctgtactgggataggcctattctgatcgacaaaacggtagacttaatcgccctgatctgctgctcatcgataaaaaaagaaaatgccgCTACCATTATTAACATTGCcttaccactatctcataatttaagaaaaaatgatttggaaaaacaacgaaaatatgggaacctaggcttggagatgaAGTGTTTATGaaagttatctaaaacaacaatatacccaaTTGCTATATCAATCGAgtggataataacaactgacctcacagataccttcaagacctttaacattcctaggaacagtCTCGTTACCTgtcagacctgccacatcaccaaaaaattcctcagtggaaactgataaagagatttttgtttccctttaacgaaactcgaccctggcagcgccagagaatgaatacgcATTCGTTTCTaagatagtaataataataaatattgttgATTCATTTGTTAAAGAGATTAGACTATAATAAAATAGTGTTAATTCATTTGTTAAAAAGATTAGActacaataaaatgttgttgaTTAGCAAATGTtagaaagaaaatgtatttcccTTTCAGTTACTCTGGAGGAACAGTACAAAACTTGGATGCGCAATTAAAAATGATTGTTACAGAATGCCAAACTTTGCTGTCTGCGTTTATGATCAGCACTGTGTTAGTGCTGGTGAACATGTCCATAAAACCAGGTTGATGGTCTTGGTGTCAGTTCCAATCCTATCGGATTTattgttttctatttgttttatgGATAGACAAATAGCATAAATCATTATTGATaatatcaaaaaaataattgcataaattaattaatcGCCAAGGCTTTTTTTTATCAGATTCCTTAAATAAATTGTCTTTAATGCAGTAATACTTAAACTGTGCTCTACTGAACACGAGAACTACTTCGATGTCCCACTATTTACTAGAAGGTATACACGTGAATAAAGTAAACGCAGACAAGAAAAATTTACATTATTAACTTGGTAACGGCAAATAAACAAATCTCAAACAACATAAGAATGAGCTTGAAACTGATCTAGAATTTtgtgcagattttttttctctatcaggcacacttaaaattatagcctaataatgtcagtttaatttaaaaagggaagtgaaaaatgcaaaagatataTACGGAAAAAGGTACTTCCGGCTCAATTTATAATTCTAGttttaaaccaaagaaatgaaacGCATAAGCGCAACATAGCccattaaagaaaaagtttgagaaacactactttaaatggattgttttttttctttatgaccgtttttattttttttttaattgacttttTAAGCGTGTGACTTCACCGACATAGCCAGGCTGTGAGTTGTAGTAGCATTAAAATAGGTTCTCAAACAAATAAGTTTTCATTGGACGTTTTGCTAGCTGTTGTTCCAATGGTGACGTCCTGGAGATCGAGAGCATCTGCACAGAATGCCGTAAAGAA
The DNA window shown above is from Biomphalaria glabrata chromosome 5, xgBioGlab47.1, whole genome shotgun sequence and carries:
- the LOC106059081 gene encoding uncharacterized protein LOC106059081 isoform X2; this translates as MATLLWMFITVVLVQADNKLEPKIVEIFQSYHNKYRTNAGAGNLTWSDDLEAQAWKQVLDCNLRNVQARNTFHGGARPFDFERIAKNAVGNWANERTSEDFIHLYSFRLDKDCYNIDQLLWRNSTKLGCAIKNDCYRMPNFAVCVYDQHCVSAGEHVHKTRLMVLVSVPILSLLFQW